From one Anopheles bellator chromosome 1, idAnoBellAS_SP24_06.2, whole genome shotgun sequence genomic stretch:
- the LOC131205983 gene encoding protein lifeguard 1-like isoform X2, translating to MQDPNQPYYGNQYPQQPGFNPNYPPQQPGYPPQQPGYPPQGGYPPQSGYPPQGGYPPQGPGFNPAYPPQQGYPPQPGFVQPPTMPTGYGSAYDAESVKGFDFNDQSIRRGFIRKVYSILTLQLLLTAGLISLFLFHQPTQLWVKSHPEMFWIALGVMIVALITLACCGEVRRKAPMNFILLILYTASQGFMLAVTAANFKSNEVIMAVGITAAVCLGLTLFAFQTKWDFTVMGGILFVAVLILMLFGLIAIFIPGKTISLVYASAGALLFSIYLVYDTQLMMGGEHKYSISPEEYIFAALNLYIDIVNIFLYILTIIGATRD from the exons ATGCAAG ATCCGAATCAACCGTACTACGGTAATCAATACCCGCAACAGCCCGGATTCAATCCGAACTATCCCCCGCAGCAACCCGGTTATCCGCCACAGCAACCCGGCTATCCGCCACAGGGAGGCTACCCACCACAATCCGGATATCCACCTCAGGGAGGCTACCCCCCTCAAGGACCCGGTTTCAATCCGGCCTACCCCCCGCAACAGGGCTATCCACCGCAGCCGGGTTTCGTCCAGCCACCAACAATGCCGACCGGATACGGTTCGGCGTACGACGCCGAAAGCGTCAAGGGGTTCGACTTCAACGACCAGTCCATCCGGCGTGGCTTCATCCGCAAGGTTTACTCCATTCTGACG TTGCAACTGCTGCTCACCGCTGGCTTGATTTCGCTGTTCCTGTTCCATCAGCCGACTCAGCTATGGGTAAAGAGTCACCCAGAAATGTTTTGGATTGCATTGGGTGTGATGATCGTGGCCCTGATTACATTGGCCTGCTGCGGAGAAGTACGCCGAAAAGCGCCGATGAACTTCATACTCCTGATACTTTACACGGCGTCCCAAGGATTCATGCTCGCTGTAACCGCTGCCAATTTCAAGTCCAATGAG GTAATAATGGCAGTAGGAATAACGGCTGCCGTCTGTCTCGGCTTGACACTGTTTGCGTTCCAAACCAAGTGGGACTTCACCGTAATGGGTGGCATCCTGTTCGTGGCAGTCCTGATCCTGATGCTGTTCGGGTTGATTGCCATATTTATCCCGGGTAAAACGATCTCGCTCGTGTACGCATCAGCCGGTGCCCTTCTGTTCTCGATCTATCTCGTCTACGATACGCAGCTAATGATGGGCGGTGAACATAAGTACTCGATCAGTCCGGAAGAGTACATTTTTGCGGCACTGAATCTGTACATCGACATTGTCAACATTTTCCTCTACATCCTCACGATTATCGGTGCGACACGCGATTAA
- the LOC131205983 gene encoding protein lifeguard 1-like isoform X1 codes for MAYQGGYYQDPNQPYYGNQYPQQPGFNPNYPPQQPGYPPQQPGYPPQGGYPPQSGYPPQGGYPPQGPGFNPAYPPQQGYPPQPGFVQPPTMPTGYGSAYDAESVKGFDFNDQSIRRGFIRKVYSILTLQLLLTAGLISLFLFHQPTQLWVKSHPEMFWIALGVMIVALITLACCGEVRRKAPMNFILLILYTASQGFMLAVTAANFKSNEVIMAVGITAAVCLGLTLFAFQTKWDFTVMGGILFVAVLILMLFGLIAIFIPGKTISLVYASAGALLFSIYLVYDTQLMMGGEHKYSISPEEYIFAALNLYIDIVNIFLYILTIIGATRD; via the exons ATGGCTTACCAAGGAGGATATTATcaag ATCCGAATCAACCGTACTACGGTAATCAATACCCGCAACAGCCCGGATTCAATCCGAACTATCCCCCGCAGCAACCCGGTTATCCGCCACAGCAACCCGGCTATCCGCCACAGGGAGGCTACCCACCACAATCCGGATATCCACCTCAGGGAGGCTACCCCCCTCAAGGACCCGGTTTCAATCCGGCCTACCCCCCGCAACAGGGCTATCCACCGCAGCCGGGTTTCGTCCAGCCACCAACAATGCCGACCGGATACGGTTCGGCGTACGACGCCGAAAGCGTCAAGGGGTTCGACTTCAACGACCAGTCCATCCGGCGTGGCTTCATCCGCAAGGTTTACTCCATTCTGACG TTGCAACTGCTGCTCACCGCTGGCTTGATTTCGCTGTTCCTGTTCCATCAGCCGACTCAGCTATGGGTAAAGAGTCACCCAGAAATGTTTTGGATTGCATTGGGTGTGATGATCGTGGCCCTGATTACATTGGCCTGCTGCGGAGAAGTACGCCGAAAAGCGCCGATGAACTTCATACTCCTGATACTTTACACGGCGTCCCAAGGATTCATGCTCGCTGTAACCGCTGCCAATTTCAAGTCCAATGAG GTAATAATGGCAGTAGGAATAACGGCTGCCGTCTGTCTCGGCTTGACACTGTTTGCGTTCCAAACCAAGTGGGACTTCACCGTAATGGGTGGCATCCTGTTCGTGGCAGTCCTGATCCTGATGCTGTTCGGGTTGATTGCCATATTTATCCCGGGTAAAACGATCTCGCTCGTGTACGCATCAGCCGGTGCCCTTCTGTTCTCGATCTATCTCGTCTACGATACGCAGCTAATGATGGGCGGTGAACATAAGTACTCGATCAGTCCGGAAGAGTACATTTTTGCGGCACTGAATCTGTACATCGACATTGTCAACATTTTCCTCTACATCCTCACGATTATCGGTGCGACACGCGATTAA
- the LOC131215223 gene encoding protein lifeguard 1-like, whose translation MQSDQQQFFGGAPYQQQQPAGGYNVGFAPQPGMQPGFHPSAFVPPPAEPAGYSPYDPESGTAKGFDFNDQSIRRGFIRKVYSILTVQLSITFVFVAWVLNHKPTRLWVQQHPGMYWIAFVVMIGALIAIACCGDLRRKAPMNFAFLGLFTFAESFLVCVITANYNSSEVMLAFGITAAVCLGLTLFAFQTKWDFTMMGGILFVAVLILMLFGIIAMFFPGKTITIVYASAGALLFSIYLVYDTQIMLGGDHKYSISPEEYVFAALNLYLDVINIFLHILSIIGASRN comes from the exons ATGCAAA GTGACCAGCAGCAGTTTTTTGGGGGCGCACCgtaccagcaacaacaaccggctgGTGGCTATAATGTGGGATTTGCACCACAGCCGGGAATGCAACCGGGCTTCCACCCGAGTGCATTTGTGCCCCCGCCAGCAGAGCCGGCCGGATACTCGCCATATGATCCCGAGTCGGGAACGGCGAAGGGGTTCGATTTCAACGACCAGTCGATTCGCCGGGGATTCATTCGGAAAGTGTATTCCATTTTGACG GTCCAACTTTCGATCACGTTCGTGTTTGTGGCATGGGTGCTGAACCACAAACCCACGCGACTGTGGGTGCAACAGCATCCCGGTATGTACTGGATCGCGTTTGTGGTTATGATTGGCGCACTCATTGCCATCGCTTGCTGCGGCGATCTTCGGCGCAAAGCCCCGATGAACTTTGCATTTCTGGGCCTCTTTACCTTCGCTGAATCGTTTCTCGTGTGCGTGATTACTGCTAACTACAATTCGTCGGAG GTAATGCTGGCCTTCGGAATCACGGCAGCCGTCTGTCTCGGGTTAACTTTGTTTGCGTTCCAAACCAAGTGGGACTTCACAATGATGGGCGGTATTCTGTTCGTGGCGGTCCTGATCCTGATGCTGTTCGGCATCATTGCCATGTTTTTCCCCGGTAAAACCATCACGATCGTTTACGCATCAGCCGGTGCCCTCCTGTTCTCGATTTACCTCGTCTACGATACGCAGATTATGCTCGGTGGCGATCACAAGTATTCGATCAGCCCGGAAGAGTACGTTTTTGCCGCGCTCAATCTGTACCTCGACGTGATCAACATTTTCCTGCACATCCTCTCCATTATTGGTGCGTCAAGGAACTAA